The Phyllopteryx taeniolatus isolate TA_2022b chromosome 4, UOR_Ptae_1.2, whole genome shotgun sequence genome includes the window ggttcagagaaactggagaaatcactgcatgtaagcagcaaggccgaaaaccaacattgaatgcccgtgaccttcgatccctcactgcatcaaaaaccgacatcgatgtggaaaggatatcaccacgtgggctcaggaacacttcagaaaaccaatgtcagtaaatatagttcggcgctacacccgtgagtgcaacttgaaactctactatgcaaagcgaatgccatttatcaacaacacccagaaacgccgccggcttctctgggcccgagctcatctaagatggactgacgcaaagtggaaaagtgttctgtggtccgacaagtccacatttcaaattgtttttgaaacttGTATAACAAGCACGTTGATGAATACCAGATCTAGTGTTAATGCTCAGACGCTGCGTTTTAGTGGGATctctttgtattaaaaaaaaaaaaaaggacattatcCCCTTTTGTGACTGAGCATCGCCTCTTGACGAATAAACTGGTATTACGGGACAGATCGACACAAGCTTGTTCAGTAAGGGATTACACAGCTTGCATCGTGCTCAACATCTcccagaaaatgtaaaaaaagaaaaacgaaccATACGGCCTTATAAAAAGCATAAAATATCACCACGAGAGTGCACTGCGTGAAAAGCAATCAGGTAAAATGCTGTCTCGCAGGGCGTCTCCAGCGAGTCTGGCTGCATGTGTGTTGTGAGATGGTAAATGTGGTTGGCTCACTTGTCTGGACTAAGAGAGGCTGAAATACAACTATTTATGATGCTGGACGAAGGCCAACTGCAGCTCGGCTCGGCTCAGGCCGATTCAGTAAAAGGCGAGTGAGCGCGCGCGAGGGAGTTATGGCGCGTCATTGTGATTATACTGCATTTACTGCGGTGTATATCGGCAAGCGACTATTACATATGGGCTGCTTGAATgattgatgttcatgtgtaGATTGATGTGCGCGCATGAATGTTTCTGGTATACCTTTTTTGTTTCCACTGTTCCTTTCTCCCACAAATGTTGAATGACTTTCAGGTATGATTCATCCAAATTTAAGATAACATTGGAAATGCAGCAGGCTCTTGTCTCAACAAGCTGCTACTTAACCCTGAAGAGGTCCTTTAAATATCCCCTCTCAATTGTACCTTGAAACCAACTTTCACCTTCACAGAACCTGCTGTAAAAATATTATCCAATCatatttctccccccccccccccccccccccactttaaATGTGTCAGTCGCTTAAAAGTACTTCAGCCTGAAACTGATGCCCAACCGGGCACAGTCCACTCGTGTGCCTTGAGAGATCATCAGGAGTGCCAGCGATAAATAGTGACAGGCATGACCATTAAATACTCTTCCATTAGATAAAGCACAATGAAGCCACGTATccacattcatacaacagaatgaaTGAGTCACGGCTTCCAGCAGGTATAGAAACTTGGTGGTCGAATTAAGCATGTCCAATTTTCACACCAAGTCAGTCAAATTGTGAGCATAGTGAGATGAGCACAAAAAGTCCTTGTCATTCCGTTACTAACAAGCTAATGTAGTGTTATTAATGCTTGTTACAAAACCTCCAGGTCACGTAAACACAACCAATTAAATACTAAAATCAAATTCAGTCCTGTGGcccttttttcccattttgtattttcaacaTGAGTCTAAAATTGAGTGATTAAAGATCGgtcatcttttatttttgtgccattaaaaagcaaataaaataatcagtccatttttcattctttgagTTTAGTTTgccaatgaaaaatggaaagaaggACTGATAACTTGATTCTGAAAGGTTAATGGGAGAGCAGAAATGTATTGATGCTTAGCAGCACATGGGCTCGTGCCACTGATTCAGCTTTATAAGCAGCGTGCAGGACAAAGACAAGACACGACGGCTGGATTGAAGTGCTCAacaacacactcactcacaaacACTTGGCCTAATGAAAAGCGCCGTCCGCGTTGCCAATTTCTTACTTACTTAATCCTTACTTAACCATACTCTGCAGCGGCAATTTCGCAAATATGGAAGGCTGAAAGAGAAAGGGAGCTAGCGAGCGGGAGACGAGGCACACAAAGCCCTTCGCAGTTGCGAGAGTCCATTAGGTCAGACGGATGCCGTCATGCCTCCATTCACCACTGAGGAAACACCGAGGAGAGACTTCTTGGCATTGATGCCGCGAGTCCAAGAACGGGCTGTGCACCTTCCATTGAGAAGGACCTGAGTCATATTTCCGGTAGACTCTGCCAATAGCTCTGCGAAATCACTCCGCCGAGTGcttgatttcatttcatttatttaaaacagtggaacctccaaactTGAACAGTCCAAAAATCCTACAGTTTGCACTTCAAACAATCATCATGCGCGAACTCATATGAGACACGAGACAGCTTAAGCTTAATACAACGGTTAACTGCATACACAAGCAGACGCCGGGTTGTCCGTACAATGACTTAAAGGAGACGTATTGACAATGAAGCATTTTACAGACATAGACAATGAAAGAATTGTGTGCCGTTATTCATTCTTAAATTCAGAAGCGTGTGGCTTGTTTGCCAATTCCTGCcccatttatttactcaaaaaaaataaaaaaatactgacaGTAAATATTCAGAAACGACAAGCtacatatttcatttcattatacAGTTTGTACAAACGCTACAGGATAAACCATGACCGTCggcgtcatcatcatcatcttgtaCTTACCGAGTTGTGAGCTGATCTGGATTCGTAATGCTTATTCCAAGAGCGCAATATTAATCCGAGTAACGTGTTTTGActagtgctggcacatacaatgtatATTTGCTTTAAAATAAACTGGGATTTAGTTCTTTAAATCATGGCGAGTAAATAAACTtcgtgttcaattaaacaggcccagatttcatacTAAGTAAGTTAATTTGTGAGTACATTGAGACGGGCtcatcatgatttcaatattcatagtttctgtgacatttttgcttggTGGCGAGCTGTGAGATGTTGGGTGTCTTGGCTCAATAGAGGTTCGGAAACGCATagatacaacaacaacacagataCCCGCCCCACACCTTCACCGCTTATCTGTAATCTCTGCATCCAACAAAATTCAATGCAGCCTTGCTTACCTTGCATTAAGCCCCCGCTGGCTAATTTAAACATACACCCATAAAGGAAGCGCCCATAGAGATTCTATTGCGTTATCACTTATAGAGATGGCAATTCATTCACTTTGCATCATTTCCCATGAGAAAATATGTTAAATTGTAAATTTATAAATTACAATAGAAattattaaaagtacatttcgAACAACTTGGAAGGCAACCAAGGGTGTCAGAACAGACTGTTCTACTTTTGAGGTTCGACTGTACATAATGTATGTACCTCAAAGAGTTTTTaatcaaaaatatatgaaatctCAGGGGgttcttttgtgtttgtgacaCACTGTCAATGTTTTGGTTGACTTACTCAAAAACATGTCTAATTTACAGTAGTGTACACAGCTGAAAAAGGATAAAGATCTGATTATCAAATAATTTGTTTGCGACAACACTTGTAGAAGTCTTAGATGGGAGGAGTTGCTGTATGTTTAATTCAACAGACTTTGAATGGGATTTCGTTACTTCAGGTCACTTTGGTCCTTTTTGTTggacaaataaacatttctcCATCCAGAGAGCAGTTCTGACGCAATAACTAAGTGATTTTGAAAATTCACGACTAGTAATTCCACGCAGGGTTCACTTACCCGCCTTGCGGAGCGCACCGACCTGGGAGCCAGAGATGACTGAGTATTGCTCGTCAACCAGGACTCTGACAGCTACCTTCTTTCTGTACAGGTGCAGAACAGCCCTGCTCAGGTCCatattggaaaaagaaaacaaacacaagtcCAGAGACGATGTAGCTGACAGGATGAAGCGCAGAAGACGAGTGAAGGATGTTTGTACACCGTGAGGCAATGGGCAGCAACAGGAGctgaaagtaaacaaaaatagaaactgttccttgttattatttttttcctacatGATCTTCAGCTCCTAGTCATTTTATCTAGATGATCCTCAGTTTGTTgggattttatttaaatgatatTAAGGTCCTCGTTTGGATCTACCCGATTTTCAGTTACTAGTTCGTggtttctgtaagtcttcagctCACATTCTCgggttctcttttttttgacCTCATTAAGCATTCTGCGCTGTGCTCTTGCAGCCACCTTTACAGGAcggccactccttggaagaCAAGCGACAGTGCGGAACCTTCTacatttatagacaatttgtctaaatggactgatgaacatcaagacttttagggatacttttgtaaccttcCCAGCTTTACACAAGTTTATATATAAAGTACTGACCTCAATCCAACAGAGGCTGtgggcatgacctcaagagagctacCCACACCAGACATCAGTTTTGTCAAGAGGAAAGGTTTAAAATTCATCCTGATAGTTGTGCACATCTGATTttcaactacaggaaacgtttggttgaggttattgctgccaaaggagggtcaacaagttaaatccaagggttcccttactttttcctcccttccCTGTGAATGTTCATGttcttttcaataaaaatatgaaagcaTATAATTGTTTGCGTGGCATTAGTTTCAGCAGTCTCTTTATTCTTGTTTTTAGAACATTTTCTCTGAGGTTTTGTTTATTCTTTCATTTGGATCATGGCAGGATCAAATGCTATCCCCGCACATACAGGACGAGGCCCACGGGTTGTAGGGTTCCCACTCTTGCTGTAGCTAATACTGCACAAAAGCTGTGACATTGCAATGTTAAGAATGCAGCAACCAAGGTTACATCCATGTAAGGTGCTGTCACGCGGAGCAGGCCAAACAGTTTCAAGACTCAGCGGATGACAGATTTCTTTCTAACATTTGCCTGTCGGCACTTCTACTCTTCAAGGACGTTGTGCCGGCTGAAAAGACATACTTGTGCCGCAAACGTGTTTATTAAAACGCAAAAGCACCACCGAACACAGAGCTCCTCTCTCACTGTTTTGCTGTTGAATCACAGCAGCTTCATGATGCTCAACACAATCAGGTACTCACTGGGGGGAAGCAGGAGAAAAGATGTGTTCCATGCAGGCCACGTTGGAGGGAAAGAAAAGGACCTCGTTCAGAACTGTCGGTGGTCTGAGGTGACGCAGGAGCCTCCACAGCAGCTCCACACTGAGGGAGAAAGCCACAGCTCCCAGGCCTACCACCTTCACTGTCCACATCACCGACATCCCTGCTGTGACAACACAATGCTCACATTACTGTACTTATGAAAATGGCCTCCACGCGGATAGGCAGCATGCCAGCAATTAATCGGCAGGTGTGTTGTTCACTTGAATGAATACCGAATGTCTAAG containing:
- the pld6 gene encoding mitochondrial cardiolipin hydrolase isoform X4 — its product is MSVTQLAVTRWCCRVMTSAATAGMSVMWTVKVVGLGAVAFSLSVELLWRLLRHLRPPTVLNEVLFFPSNVACMEHIFSPASPHSCCCPLPHGVQTSFTRLLRFILSATSSLDLCLFSFSNMDLSRAVLHLYRKKVAVRVLVDEQYSVISGSQVGALRKAGICVRNVGLYVHMHHKFALVDGRRLITGSLNWTLAAVQCNAENILVTEEPRLVRPFVGEFRRLWADNDPCQNGPSCDRNVARN
- the pld6 gene encoding mitochondrial cardiolipin hydrolase isoform X1 produces the protein MSVTQLAVTRWCCRVMTSAATAGMSVMWTVKVVGLGAVAFSLSVELLWRLLRHLRPPTVLNEVLFFPSNVACMEHIFSPASPHSCCCPLPHGVQTSFTRLLRFILSATSSLDLCLFSFSNMDLSRAVLHLYRKKVAVRVLVDEQYSVISGSQVGALRKAGRFIHNAVKWRHPSLSPCSSSSSAGICVRNVGLYVHMHHKFALVDGRRLITGSLNWTLAAVQCNAENILVTEEPRLVRPFVGEFRRLWADNDPCQNGPSCDRNVARN
- the pld6 gene encoding mitochondrial cardiolipin hydrolase isoform X3; amino-acid sequence: MSVMWTVKVVGLGAVAFSLSVELLWRLLRHLRPPTVLNEVLFFPSNVACMEHIFSPASPHSCCCPLPHGVQTSFTRLLRFILSATSSLDLCLFSFSNMDLSRAVLHLYRKKVAVRVLVDEQYSVISGSQVGALRKAGRFIHNAVKWRHPSLSPCSSSSSAGICVRNVGLYVHMHHKFALVDGRRLITGSLNWTLAAVQCNAENILVTEEPRLVRPFVGEFRRLWADNDPCQNGPSCDRNVARN
- the pld6 gene encoding mitochondrial cardiolipin hydrolase isoform X2 translates to MSVTQLAVTRWCCRVMTSAATGMSVMWTVKVVGLGAVAFSLSVELLWRLLRHLRPPTVLNEVLFFPSNVACMEHIFSPASPHSCCCPLPHGVQTSFTRLLRFILSATSSLDLCLFSFSNMDLSRAVLHLYRKKVAVRVLVDEQYSVISGSQVGALRKAGRFIHNAVKWRHPSLSPCSSSSSAGICVRNVGLYVHMHHKFALVDGRRLITGSLNWTLAAVQCNAENILVTEEPRLVRPFVGEFRRLWADNDPCQNGPSCDRNVARN